From the genome of Syntrophorhabdaceae bacterium:
AGCGACGAGCTTCTGATTGTATACCTTCAGGGAGGTCTGCAGCTCCGGAGATTGCTCGTATAATTCGGAAAAGAATTCAGCCTTTTTTACAGGGTCGACAGGGCCGAGGATGAAGGGTTCACCAATGCTCCACAGTGTCAGTTCCCGGGGAAAGTACGGCACAAATATGTATCCCATATCTGCCGCTCCCGACTGAACCCCCCGAAGCGTTTCTCTCTCCTTCAATAATGATCCGGCAAAATAATTTTGAAACTTCACCGCGCCCTTTGTTCTTTTTTCGATCTCACCCGTGAGCCATGTCATGGCCTCGCCTTCAAGTCCTCTTTGAGGAGTATAGATGGCAAAGCGAATCGTCTTGGTTTCTCCGTAGGATGGAGTTGTTCCTGCAAAGAATAACGCGAGGACAAGCGCACACAATATCAAATAGCTTCCCCAACCTTCAATCAATCCCGAATTACCGTTTCCCAAGGTTCTTGTTCTTTTCATAGGTATTCCCTCCTCTTGATCTGATCGGGTGTCATGGAAACACCCCGATCAGTTTTTTGTGGTAAACACAACCAGAAACCGGCCAGGTTTATTCCCAATGCTCCTTGAGTAATGAGGTTTGCTGGAATCGAACAGATAGCAGTCACCCTCTTCAACGATATAGCTCTTACCGTCATAGACAAATTCCTGCTTGCCTTCCAACATAAAGGTCAACTCCTCTCCTTCATGTATTAATGGTTCTTTCGGAAATTCAAAACCGGCGGTAAGCATAAAGGCATCCATCAATCTATTCACCTTTTTGTACGTCAGGGATTCATACCTGTATTCGGGACTCCCGTTCGGTCTGATGACCGTTCTGCGTTCCGACGGTTTGATGATGGAAAGATGTTCTTCATTCTCCCTCGGAATTTCACCTGTTAGTAAAAAAAAGACATCTATATTCAGTACATATGCTATTTTTGTCAGTGTACTTATCGGCGGCTCCCTTCTCATATTCTCTATCTGAGAAAGATAGCTTTTAGCAAACCCTGTTTTCTTCGCTAATTCTTCTAAGGTAATACCCTGATCTCGCCTTAATGTCCTTATTCTATTAGCTATGGACTTCCATATCTCTTTTGTTTTCTGCTCAGCAGCTCTCATCATAATAATGTATATTACACTATCAGCAAACTTTGTCAATAAAAAATATACATTTTTTTGCTAAAAGAAGACTATAAACCTTTAAAGATGGAAAATGCTGGATACTGAAGAGCTGAAGCTAAAAGAAAAGGGCGGCCTCTTCACG
Proteins encoded in this window:
- a CDS encoding XRE family transcriptional regulator — protein: MMRAAEQKTKEIWKSIANRIRTLRRDQGITLEELAKKTGFAKSYLSQIENMRREPPISTLTKIAYVLNIDVFFLLTGEIPRENEEHLSIIKPSERRTVIRPNGSPEYRYESLTYKKVNRLMDAFMLTAGFEFPKEPLIHEGEELTFMLEGKQEFVYDGKSYIVEEGDCYLFDSSKPHYSRSIGNKPGRFLVVFTTKN